From a region of the Pyrococcus kukulkanii genome:
- a CDS encoding radical SAM protein, with translation MGAREALPKYFAILEGEDIPNFLLVRKVEVSFEDNAELQELWEVHDEGMDRLRENDLSKNPKRNLLELKAKIADRILESCHLCEIRCGINRKESVGYCRVKESLVASDFLHYGEEPELVPSYTVFFSGCNFRCVFCQNWDISQFRVGIEIIPEYMALKIERAYRFGAKNVNFVGGEPTPNLPFILETLRHVRVPIPVIWNSNMYMSVEAMKLLDGVVDVYLGDFKYGNDECARKYSKVPRYWEVVTRNFLLAKNHFRAEFLIRHLVMPNHLECCTRPILKWIVENLGRDVRVNVMFQYRPEYRAQEYKEIARTLTLEEMEEAEKIVREIGLKNALVG, from the coding sequence GGTTAGCTTTGAGGATAATGCCGAACTCCAAGAGCTTTGGGAAGTTCATGATGAGGGCATGGACAGGCTGAGGGAGAACGATTTAAGCAAGAACCCCAAGAGGAATTTACTCGAGTTAAAGGCCAAAATAGCCGATAGAATACTTGAGAGCTGTCACCTCTGTGAGATAAGGTGTGGGATAAACAGGAAAGAGAGCGTAGGCTACTGCAGAGTTAAGGAGAGCTTGGTTGCGAGTGACTTCCTGCATTATGGGGAGGAGCCAGAACTCGTTCCCTCATATACGGTCTTTTTCTCTGGATGCAACTTCCGTTGCGTCTTCTGTCAGAATTGGGACATAAGCCAGTTTAGGGTTGGCATCGAGATAATCCCAGAGTACATGGCCTTAAAGATCGAAAGGGCCTATAGATTTGGCGCAAAGAACGTGAACTTCGTTGGCGGGGAGCCCACCCCTAACCTCCCCTTCATTCTAGAGACGTTAAGGCACGTTAGGGTTCCAATCCCGGTTATTTGGAACTCAAACATGTACATGAGCGTTGAGGCAATGAAGCTCCTTGACGGCGTTGTTGATGTATATCTGGGAGACTTTAAGTACGGGAACGATGAATGCGCAAGAAAGTACTCAAAGGTTCCAAGGTACTGGGAGGTAGTTACGAGGAACTTCCTCCTCGCGAAGAATCATTTTAGGGCAGAGTTCCTGATAAGGCATCTCGTGATGCCAAATCATTTAGAGTGTTGCACCAGGCCTATACTAAAGTGGATAGTGGAGAACCTTGGTAGGGATGTTAGGGTGAACGTCATGTTCCAGTATAGGCCAGAGTATAGGGCTCAAGAATATAAGGAGATTGCAAGGACGCTGACGCTTGAAGAGATGGAAGAAGCTGAGAAGATAGTGAGAGAAATAGGACTGAAAAATGCACTTGTTGGATAG
- a CDS encoding DUF192 domain-containing protein, protein MLVNETKGLMWEGEVRFADNFIKRFLGLMFRKPRYALIFVLPMETRINASIHGFFMREAIDVIFLDSKRKIVDLAVLRPWHLYTPKRPAKYIIEGPKGMIQTLKAEVDDVIKW, encoded by the coding sequence ATGTTAGTCAATGAAACCAAGGGGCTCATGTGGGAAGGGGAGGTTAGGTTTGCGGACAACTTCATTAAAAGGTTCCTGGGGCTAATGTTTCGAAAGCCAAGGTACGCCCTCATATTCGTACTGCCCATGGAAACCAGAATTAACGCCTCAATACACGGCTTCTTCATGAGGGAAGCTATAGACGTTATATTCTTAGATTCAAAGAGGAAAATAGTTGATCTTGCCGTATTAAGACCCTGGCATTTGTACACTCCTAAAAGACCTGCGAAATATATCATTGAAGGGCCAAAAGGCATGATCCAAACCCTTAAAGCTGAAGTTGACGATGTAATTAAATGGTAG